One stretch of Portunus trituberculatus isolate SZX2019 chromosome 23, ASM1759143v1, whole genome shotgun sequence DNA includes these proteins:
- the LOC123507863 gene encoding MAGUK p55 subfamily member 7-like isoform X4, with translation MTAVMAAGDSGSLSLGGLLSSLEKARVQLDSDEEDFGFLADLLKSRELQALVNVHNKFPLSQINRTRKTCQALMSNAEEIGISIMKEIHGCTIPTGDAIELFAILQSPHLQGVLQAHDSIAAKDFAPHLPEIPVEVDEDEETVKIVQLVKSNEPMGATIKQDDRTGAIIIARIMHGGAADRSGLIHVGDEVLEVNNFNVVGKTPADVHKILMQAEGTITFKLLPAGSSAHLRESKVRVRAYFDYDPKEDKHIPCKEAGLPFKKMDILHIVTQDDPYWWQARKEGDRNMRAGLIPSRQLQERRILAHRQDQTANGQIAGCILPKSPSCRPSPKVKKIIYDASESEDFDREEVPTYEEVARLYPRPGLPRPVVLIGPPGVGRNELKRRLVALDVDKYRTPVPMTSRPPRPGEVNNRDYQFVTRDELEEEAAAGTLVEHGEFKGHLYGTSAITLKSMINAGYVVILTPHYQALKYLRTAEFKPYVIYIKPPTLAVLKETRLAAHARSTFDENNSRGFTEDEFKDMLKAAARIEFHYSHWFDEVVVNDELSSAFELLVTAVNRVETEPLWVPASWVQ, from the exons ATGACAGCTGTGATGGCCGCTGGAGACTCAGGTAGCCTGT CGCTGGGTGGGTTATTGTCCTCCCTGGAGAAGGCAAGAGTCCAGCTAGACAGCGATGAAGAGGATTTTGGTTTCCTGGCAGACCTGCTCAAGTCCCGGGAGCTCCAGGCCCTTGTTAATGTACATAACAAG tttcctctttctcagaTCAACCGCACCCGGAAGACATGCCAGGCCCTCATGTCCAATGCAGAGGAGATCGGAATCTCTATAATGAAAGAGATTCATGGCTGCACCATTCCCACGGGAGACGCCATTGAACTGTTTGCCATCTTGCAGTCTCCACACCTACAG GGCGTCCTTCAGGCTCACGACAGCATTGCAGCGAAGGACTTTGCTCCACACCTGCCAGAGATACCTGTAGAagtggatgaggatgaagagacaGTCAAGATTGTACAGTTGGTGAAGAGCAATGAGCCGATG GGAGCCACCATCAAGCAGGATGACCGCACTGGTGCCATTATCATTGCCCGCATCATGCATGGAGGTGCTGCGGACCGCTCAGGACTCATCCATGTTGGGGATGAGGTGCTGGAGGTGAACAATTTCAATGTGGTGGGCAAGACACCAGCTGATGTCCATAAGATCTta ATGCAGGCGGAGGGCACCATCACCTTCAAGCTGCTTCCGGCTGGCAGTTCGGCTCACCTGCGGGAGAGCAAAGTGCGGGTCCGTGCCTACTTTGACTACGACCCCAAAGAGGACAAGCACATTCCATGCAAAGAGGCAGGACTTCCCTTCAAGAAGATGGATATCCTGCATATAGTGACCCAAGATGATCCTTACTG GTggcaggcaaggaaggaaggtgaccGGAACATGAGGGCTGGACTCATTCCTTCACGGCAGCTTCAGGAAAGACGCATCCTTGCTCACCGCCAGGACCAGACTGCCAATGGACAGA TTGCAGGCTGCATTCTTCCCAAGTCTCCCAGCTGCCGACCATCGCCCAAGGTGAAGAAGATAATCTACGATGCTTCAGAGAGCGAGGACTTTGACCGGGAGGAGGTGCCCACATATGAGGAAGTGGCACGCCTCTACCCTCGCCCTGGTCTGCCCCGACCTGTGGTGCTGATTGGTCCACCAGGGGTCGGCCGCAACGAACTCAAACGACGCCTGGTGGCTCTTGATGTGGATAAGTACAGAACACCTGTGCCTA TGACCTCACGGCCTCCCAGACCTGGTGAGGTTAACAACAGGGACTATCAGTTTGTTACACGGgatgaactggaggaggaggcagcagcaggCACTCTGGTGGAGCATGGGGAGTTCAAGGGCCACCTGTATGGTACCTCGGCAATCACCCTCAAGAGCATGATCAATGCTGGCTATGTTGTGATACTTACTCCTCACTACCAG GCCCTCAAGTACCTGAGAACTGCAGAGTTCAAACCCTACGTGATATATATCAAGCCTCCTACTCTGGCTGTGCTCAAGGAAACAAGACTGGCAGCTCATGCACGCTCAACCTTTGATGAAAATAACTCCAGGGGTTTCACT GAGGATGAGTTCAAGGACATGCTGAAAGCAGCAGCTAGGATAGAATTCCACTACTCCCACTGGTTTGATGAGGTGGTAGTGAATGATGAGCTCTCTTCTGCCTTTGAGCTCCTTGTCACAGCCGTCAACAGGGTGGAGACGGAGCCACTGTGGGTCCCTGCCTCTTGGGTGCAATAA
- the LOC123507863 gene encoding MAGUK p55 subfamily member 7-like isoform X1: MTAVMAAGDSGSLSLGGLLSSLEKARVQLDSDEEDFGFLADLLKSRELQALVNVHNKFPLSQINRTRKTCQALMSNAEEIGISIMKEIHGCTIPTGDAIELFAILQSPHLQGVLQAHDSIAAKDFAPHLPEIPVEVDEDEETVKIVQLVKSNEPMEGKGAEPIVGATIKQDDRTGAIIIARIMHGGAADRSGLIHVGDEVLEVNNFNVVGKTPADVHKILMQAEGTITFKLLPAGSSAHLRESKVRVRAYFDYDPKEDKHIPCKEAGLPFKKMDILHIVTQDDPYWWQARKEGDRNMRAGLIPSRQLQERRILAHRQDQTANGQIAGCILPKSPSCRPSPKVKKIIYDASESEDFDREEVPTYEEVARLYPRPGLPRPVVLIGPPGVGRNELKRRLVALDVDKYRTPVPMTSRPPRPGEVNNRDYQFVTRDELEEEAAAGTLVEHGEFKGHLYGTSAITLKSMINAGYVVILTPHYQALKYLRTAEFKPYVIYIKPPTLAVLKETRLAAHARSTFDENNSRGFTEDEFKDMLKAAARIEFHYSHWFDEVVVNDELSSAFELLVTAVNRVETEPLWVPASWVQ, from the exons ATGACAGCTGTGATGGCCGCTGGAGACTCAGGTAGCCTGT CGCTGGGTGGGTTATTGTCCTCCCTGGAGAAGGCAAGAGTCCAGCTAGACAGCGATGAAGAGGATTTTGGTTTCCTGGCAGACCTGCTCAAGTCCCGGGAGCTCCAGGCCCTTGTTAATGTACATAACAAG tttcctctttctcagaTCAACCGCACCCGGAAGACATGCCAGGCCCTCATGTCCAATGCAGAGGAGATCGGAATCTCTATAATGAAAGAGATTCATGGCTGCACCATTCCCACGGGAGACGCCATTGAACTGTTTGCCATCTTGCAGTCTCCACACCTACAG GGCGTCCTTCAGGCTCACGACAGCATTGCAGCGAAGGACTTTGCTCCACACCTGCCAGAGATACCTGTAGAagtggatgaggatgaagagacaGTCAAGATTGTACAGTTGGTGAAGAGCAATGAGCCGATG gaaggaaagggagcagAGCCAATTGTG GGAGCCACCATCAAGCAGGATGACCGCACTGGTGCCATTATCATTGCCCGCATCATGCATGGAGGTGCTGCGGACCGCTCAGGACTCATCCATGTTGGGGATGAGGTGCTGGAGGTGAACAATTTCAATGTGGTGGGCAAGACACCAGCTGATGTCCATAAGATCTta ATGCAGGCGGAGGGCACCATCACCTTCAAGCTGCTTCCGGCTGGCAGTTCGGCTCACCTGCGGGAGAGCAAAGTGCGGGTCCGTGCCTACTTTGACTACGACCCCAAAGAGGACAAGCACATTCCATGCAAAGAGGCAGGACTTCCCTTCAAGAAGATGGATATCCTGCATATAGTGACCCAAGATGATCCTTACTG GTggcaggcaaggaaggaaggtgaccGGAACATGAGGGCTGGACTCATTCCTTCACGGCAGCTTCAGGAAAGACGCATCCTTGCTCACCGCCAGGACCAGACTGCCAATGGACAGA TTGCAGGCTGCATTCTTCCCAAGTCTCCCAGCTGCCGACCATCGCCCAAGGTGAAGAAGATAATCTACGATGCTTCAGAGAGCGAGGACTTTGACCGGGAGGAGGTGCCCACATATGAGGAAGTGGCACGCCTCTACCCTCGCCCTGGTCTGCCCCGACCTGTGGTGCTGATTGGTCCACCAGGGGTCGGCCGCAACGAACTCAAACGACGCCTGGTGGCTCTTGATGTGGATAAGTACAGAACACCTGTGCCTA TGACCTCACGGCCTCCCAGACCTGGTGAGGTTAACAACAGGGACTATCAGTTTGTTACACGGgatgaactggaggaggaggcagcagcaggCACTCTGGTGGAGCATGGGGAGTTCAAGGGCCACCTGTATGGTACCTCGGCAATCACCCTCAAGAGCATGATCAATGCTGGCTATGTTGTGATACTTACTCCTCACTACCAG GCCCTCAAGTACCTGAGAACTGCAGAGTTCAAACCCTACGTGATATATATCAAGCCTCCTACTCTGGCTGTGCTCAAGGAAACAAGACTGGCAGCTCATGCACGCTCAACCTTTGATGAAAATAACTCCAGGGGTTTCACT GAGGATGAGTTCAAGGACATGCTGAAAGCAGCAGCTAGGATAGAATTCCACTACTCCCACTGGTTTGATGAGGTGGTAGTGAATGATGAGCTCTCTTCTGCCTTTGAGCTCCTTGTCACAGCCGTCAACAGGGTGGAGACGGAGCCACTGTGGGTCCCTGCCTCTTGGGTGCAATAA
- the LOC123507863 gene encoding MAGUK p55 subfamily member 7-like isoform X5 — MTAVMAAGDSGSLSLGGLLSSLEKARVQLDSDEEDFGFLADLLKSRELQALVNVHNKINRTRKTCQALMSNAEEIGISIMKEIHGCTIPTGDAIELFAILQSPHLQGVLQAHDSIAAKDFAPHLPEIPVEVDEDEETVKIVQLVKSNEPMGATIKQDDRTGAIIIARIMHGGAADRSGLIHVGDEVLEVNNFNVVGKTPADVHKILMQAEGTITFKLLPAGSSAHLRESKVRVRAYFDYDPKEDKHIPCKEAGLPFKKMDILHIVTQDDPYWWQARKEGDRNMRAGLIPSRQLQERRILAHRQDQTANGQIAGCILPKSPSCRPSPKVKKIIYDASESEDFDREEVPTYEEVARLYPRPGLPRPVVLIGPPGVGRNELKRRLVALDVDKYRTPVPMTSRPPRPGEVNNRDYQFVTRDELEEEAAAGTLVEHGEFKGHLYGTSAITLKSMINAGYVVILTPHYQALKYLRTAEFKPYVIYIKPPTLAVLKETRLAAHARSTFDENNSRGFTEDEFKDMLKAAARIEFHYSHWFDEVVVNDELSSAFELLVTAVNRVETEPLWVPASWVQ, encoded by the exons ATGACAGCTGTGATGGCCGCTGGAGACTCAGGTAGCCTGT CGCTGGGTGGGTTATTGTCCTCCCTGGAGAAGGCAAGAGTCCAGCTAGACAGCGATGAAGAGGATTTTGGTTTCCTGGCAGACCTGCTCAAGTCCCGGGAGCTCCAGGCCCTTGTTAATGTACATAACAAG aTCAACCGCACCCGGAAGACATGCCAGGCCCTCATGTCCAATGCAGAGGAGATCGGAATCTCTATAATGAAAGAGATTCATGGCTGCACCATTCCCACGGGAGACGCCATTGAACTGTTTGCCATCTTGCAGTCTCCACACCTACAG GGCGTCCTTCAGGCTCACGACAGCATTGCAGCGAAGGACTTTGCTCCACACCTGCCAGAGATACCTGTAGAagtggatgaggatgaagagacaGTCAAGATTGTACAGTTGGTGAAGAGCAATGAGCCGATG GGAGCCACCATCAAGCAGGATGACCGCACTGGTGCCATTATCATTGCCCGCATCATGCATGGAGGTGCTGCGGACCGCTCAGGACTCATCCATGTTGGGGATGAGGTGCTGGAGGTGAACAATTTCAATGTGGTGGGCAAGACACCAGCTGATGTCCATAAGATCTta ATGCAGGCGGAGGGCACCATCACCTTCAAGCTGCTTCCGGCTGGCAGTTCGGCTCACCTGCGGGAGAGCAAAGTGCGGGTCCGTGCCTACTTTGACTACGACCCCAAAGAGGACAAGCACATTCCATGCAAAGAGGCAGGACTTCCCTTCAAGAAGATGGATATCCTGCATATAGTGACCCAAGATGATCCTTACTG GTggcaggcaaggaaggaaggtgaccGGAACATGAGGGCTGGACTCATTCCTTCACGGCAGCTTCAGGAAAGACGCATCCTTGCTCACCGCCAGGACCAGACTGCCAATGGACAGA TTGCAGGCTGCATTCTTCCCAAGTCTCCCAGCTGCCGACCATCGCCCAAGGTGAAGAAGATAATCTACGATGCTTCAGAGAGCGAGGACTTTGACCGGGAGGAGGTGCCCACATATGAGGAAGTGGCACGCCTCTACCCTCGCCCTGGTCTGCCCCGACCTGTGGTGCTGATTGGTCCACCAGGGGTCGGCCGCAACGAACTCAAACGACGCCTGGTGGCTCTTGATGTGGATAAGTACAGAACACCTGTGCCTA TGACCTCACGGCCTCCCAGACCTGGTGAGGTTAACAACAGGGACTATCAGTTTGTTACACGGgatgaactggaggaggaggcagcagcaggCACTCTGGTGGAGCATGGGGAGTTCAAGGGCCACCTGTATGGTACCTCGGCAATCACCCTCAAGAGCATGATCAATGCTGGCTATGTTGTGATACTTACTCCTCACTACCAG GCCCTCAAGTACCTGAGAACTGCAGAGTTCAAACCCTACGTGATATATATCAAGCCTCCTACTCTGGCTGTGCTCAAGGAAACAAGACTGGCAGCTCATGCACGCTCAACCTTTGATGAAAATAACTCCAGGGGTTTCACT GAGGATGAGTTCAAGGACATGCTGAAAGCAGCAGCTAGGATAGAATTCCACTACTCCCACTGGTTTGATGAGGTGGTAGTGAATGATGAGCTCTCTTCTGCCTTTGAGCTCCTTGTCACAGCCGTCAACAGGGTGGAGACGGAGCCACTGTGGGTCCCTGCCTCTTGGGTGCAATAA
- the LOC123507863 gene encoding MAGUK p55 subfamily member 7-like isoform X2 has product MTAVMAAGDSALGGLLSSLEKARVQLDSDEEDFGFLADLLKSRELQALVNVHNKFPLSQINRTRKTCQALMSNAEEIGISIMKEIHGCTIPTGDAIELFAILQSPHLQGVLQAHDSIAAKDFAPHLPEIPVEVDEDEETVKIVQLVKSNEPMEGKGAEPIVGATIKQDDRTGAIIIARIMHGGAADRSGLIHVGDEVLEVNNFNVVGKTPADVHKILMQAEGTITFKLLPAGSSAHLRESKVRVRAYFDYDPKEDKHIPCKEAGLPFKKMDILHIVTQDDPYWWQARKEGDRNMRAGLIPSRQLQERRILAHRQDQTANGQIAGCILPKSPSCRPSPKVKKIIYDASESEDFDREEVPTYEEVARLYPRPGLPRPVVLIGPPGVGRNELKRRLVALDVDKYRTPVPMTSRPPRPGEVNNRDYQFVTRDELEEEAAAGTLVEHGEFKGHLYGTSAITLKSMINAGYVVILTPHYQALKYLRTAEFKPYVIYIKPPTLAVLKETRLAAHARSTFDENNSRGFTEDEFKDMLKAAARIEFHYSHWFDEVVVNDELSSAFELLVTAVNRVETEPLWVPASWVQ; this is encoded by the exons ATGACAGCTGTGATGGCCGCTGGAGACTCAG CGCTGGGTGGGTTATTGTCCTCCCTGGAGAAGGCAAGAGTCCAGCTAGACAGCGATGAAGAGGATTTTGGTTTCCTGGCAGACCTGCTCAAGTCCCGGGAGCTCCAGGCCCTTGTTAATGTACATAACAAG tttcctctttctcagaTCAACCGCACCCGGAAGACATGCCAGGCCCTCATGTCCAATGCAGAGGAGATCGGAATCTCTATAATGAAAGAGATTCATGGCTGCACCATTCCCACGGGAGACGCCATTGAACTGTTTGCCATCTTGCAGTCTCCACACCTACAG GGCGTCCTTCAGGCTCACGACAGCATTGCAGCGAAGGACTTTGCTCCACACCTGCCAGAGATACCTGTAGAagtggatgaggatgaagagacaGTCAAGATTGTACAGTTGGTGAAGAGCAATGAGCCGATG gaaggaaagggagcagAGCCAATTGTG GGAGCCACCATCAAGCAGGATGACCGCACTGGTGCCATTATCATTGCCCGCATCATGCATGGAGGTGCTGCGGACCGCTCAGGACTCATCCATGTTGGGGATGAGGTGCTGGAGGTGAACAATTTCAATGTGGTGGGCAAGACACCAGCTGATGTCCATAAGATCTta ATGCAGGCGGAGGGCACCATCACCTTCAAGCTGCTTCCGGCTGGCAGTTCGGCTCACCTGCGGGAGAGCAAAGTGCGGGTCCGTGCCTACTTTGACTACGACCCCAAAGAGGACAAGCACATTCCATGCAAAGAGGCAGGACTTCCCTTCAAGAAGATGGATATCCTGCATATAGTGACCCAAGATGATCCTTACTG GTggcaggcaaggaaggaaggtgaccGGAACATGAGGGCTGGACTCATTCCTTCACGGCAGCTTCAGGAAAGACGCATCCTTGCTCACCGCCAGGACCAGACTGCCAATGGACAGA TTGCAGGCTGCATTCTTCCCAAGTCTCCCAGCTGCCGACCATCGCCCAAGGTGAAGAAGATAATCTACGATGCTTCAGAGAGCGAGGACTTTGACCGGGAGGAGGTGCCCACATATGAGGAAGTGGCACGCCTCTACCCTCGCCCTGGTCTGCCCCGACCTGTGGTGCTGATTGGTCCACCAGGGGTCGGCCGCAACGAACTCAAACGACGCCTGGTGGCTCTTGATGTGGATAAGTACAGAACACCTGTGCCTA TGACCTCACGGCCTCCCAGACCTGGTGAGGTTAACAACAGGGACTATCAGTTTGTTACACGGgatgaactggaggaggaggcagcagcaggCACTCTGGTGGAGCATGGGGAGTTCAAGGGCCACCTGTATGGTACCTCGGCAATCACCCTCAAGAGCATGATCAATGCTGGCTATGTTGTGATACTTACTCCTCACTACCAG GCCCTCAAGTACCTGAGAACTGCAGAGTTCAAACCCTACGTGATATATATCAAGCCTCCTACTCTGGCTGTGCTCAAGGAAACAAGACTGGCAGCTCATGCACGCTCAACCTTTGATGAAAATAACTCCAGGGGTTTCACT GAGGATGAGTTCAAGGACATGCTGAAAGCAGCAGCTAGGATAGAATTCCACTACTCCCACTGGTTTGATGAGGTGGTAGTGAATGATGAGCTCTCTTCTGCCTTTGAGCTCCTTGTCACAGCCGTCAACAGGGTGGAGACGGAGCCACTGTGGGTCCCTGCCTCTTGGGTGCAATAA
- the LOC123507863 gene encoding MAGUK p55 subfamily member 7-like isoform X3 produces the protein MTAVMAAGDSGSLSLGGLLSSLEKARVQLDSDEEDFGFLADLLKSRELQALVNVHNKINRTRKTCQALMSNAEEIGISIMKEIHGCTIPTGDAIELFAILQSPHLQGVLQAHDSIAAKDFAPHLPEIPVEVDEDEETVKIVQLVKSNEPMEGKGAEPIVGATIKQDDRTGAIIIARIMHGGAADRSGLIHVGDEVLEVNNFNVVGKTPADVHKILMQAEGTITFKLLPAGSSAHLRESKVRVRAYFDYDPKEDKHIPCKEAGLPFKKMDILHIVTQDDPYWWQARKEGDRNMRAGLIPSRQLQERRILAHRQDQTANGQIAGCILPKSPSCRPSPKVKKIIYDASESEDFDREEVPTYEEVARLYPRPGLPRPVVLIGPPGVGRNELKRRLVALDVDKYRTPVPMTSRPPRPGEVNNRDYQFVTRDELEEEAAAGTLVEHGEFKGHLYGTSAITLKSMINAGYVVILTPHYQALKYLRTAEFKPYVIYIKPPTLAVLKETRLAAHARSTFDENNSRGFTEDEFKDMLKAAARIEFHYSHWFDEVVVNDELSSAFELLVTAVNRVETEPLWVPASWVQ, from the exons ATGACAGCTGTGATGGCCGCTGGAGACTCAGGTAGCCTGT CGCTGGGTGGGTTATTGTCCTCCCTGGAGAAGGCAAGAGTCCAGCTAGACAGCGATGAAGAGGATTTTGGTTTCCTGGCAGACCTGCTCAAGTCCCGGGAGCTCCAGGCCCTTGTTAATGTACATAACAAG aTCAACCGCACCCGGAAGACATGCCAGGCCCTCATGTCCAATGCAGAGGAGATCGGAATCTCTATAATGAAAGAGATTCATGGCTGCACCATTCCCACGGGAGACGCCATTGAACTGTTTGCCATCTTGCAGTCTCCACACCTACAG GGCGTCCTTCAGGCTCACGACAGCATTGCAGCGAAGGACTTTGCTCCACACCTGCCAGAGATACCTGTAGAagtggatgaggatgaagagacaGTCAAGATTGTACAGTTGGTGAAGAGCAATGAGCCGATG gaaggaaagggagcagAGCCAATTGTG GGAGCCACCATCAAGCAGGATGACCGCACTGGTGCCATTATCATTGCCCGCATCATGCATGGAGGTGCTGCGGACCGCTCAGGACTCATCCATGTTGGGGATGAGGTGCTGGAGGTGAACAATTTCAATGTGGTGGGCAAGACACCAGCTGATGTCCATAAGATCTta ATGCAGGCGGAGGGCACCATCACCTTCAAGCTGCTTCCGGCTGGCAGTTCGGCTCACCTGCGGGAGAGCAAAGTGCGGGTCCGTGCCTACTTTGACTACGACCCCAAAGAGGACAAGCACATTCCATGCAAAGAGGCAGGACTTCCCTTCAAGAAGATGGATATCCTGCATATAGTGACCCAAGATGATCCTTACTG GTggcaggcaaggaaggaaggtgaccGGAACATGAGGGCTGGACTCATTCCTTCACGGCAGCTTCAGGAAAGACGCATCCTTGCTCACCGCCAGGACCAGACTGCCAATGGACAGA TTGCAGGCTGCATTCTTCCCAAGTCTCCCAGCTGCCGACCATCGCCCAAGGTGAAGAAGATAATCTACGATGCTTCAGAGAGCGAGGACTTTGACCGGGAGGAGGTGCCCACATATGAGGAAGTGGCACGCCTCTACCCTCGCCCTGGTCTGCCCCGACCTGTGGTGCTGATTGGTCCACCAGGGGTCGGCCGCAACGAACTCAAACGACGCCTGGTGGCTCTTGATGTGGATAAGTACAGAACACCTGTGCCTA TGACCTCACGGCCTCCCAGACCTGGTGAGGTTAACAACAGGGACTATCAGTTTGTTACACGGgatgaactggaggaggaggcagcagcaggCACTCTGGTGGAGCATGGGGAGTTCAAGGGCCACCTGTATGGTACCTCGGCAATCACCCTCAAGAGCATGATCAATGCTGGCTATGTTGTGATACTTACTCCTCACTACCAG GCCCTCAAGTACCTGAGAACTGCAGAGTTCAAACCCTACGTGATATATATCAAGCCTCCTACTCTGGCTGTGCTCAAGGAAACAAGACTGGCAGCTCATGCACGCTCAACCTTTGATGAAAATAACTCCAGGGGTTTCACT GAGGATGAGTTCAAGGACATGCTGAAAGCAGCAGCTAGGATAGAATTCCACTACTCCCACTGGTTTGATGAGGTGGTAGTGAATGATGAGCTCTCTTCTGCCTTTGAGCTCCTTGTCACAGCCGTCAACAGGGTGGAGACGGAGCCACTGTGGGTCCCTGCCTCTTGGGTGCAATAA